The following are encoded together in the Brassica napus cultivar Da-Ae chromosome A9, Da-Ae, whole genome shotgun sequence genome:
- the LOC106367304 gene encoding U-box domain-containing protein 45 isoform X2, which yields MDANEVEENFFAPGDAKVHGEMCNALSVIYCKIMTIFPSLEDARPRSKSGIQALCSLHVVLEKVKNILHHCTESSKLYLAITGDSVVLKFDKAKSSLIDSLRRVEDIVQQSLGSKILEILMELESTQFSLDPLEKEISDQIIGLLQQGGNFENSSDNNELEVFHQAATRLGITSSRAALTERRCLKKLIERARMEDDKRKESIVAYLLHLMRKYSKLFRSEIWDDNDSQGSSSLPCSPTIQGSLDDPPGRAFDRQLSKLSSFNFRPCNNNRRSSVQMSVPPEELRCPISLQLMYDPVIIASGQTYERICIEKWFSDGHNTCPKTQQQLSHLCLTPNYCVKALISSWCGQNGVQVPDGPPESLDLNYWRLALSVSESTDNTRTAKGVGSCKFKDVKVFPLEESGTIKEETYESEYQEAEVTLAEQCTELLTNLSEVDNLRKKCRVVEQIRVLLKDDEEARILMGGNGCVEALLLFLGAALHEKNDSAQKVGAMALFNLAVDNNRNKELMLISGIIPLLEEMLCNPHSHGSVTALYLNLSCLDDAKPIIGSSLAVPFMVNLLWTETETQCKVDALHGLFHLSTYPPNIPCLLSADIVNALQSLTTSDDQRWTEKSLAVLLNLVLNEAGKEEMVSVPGLVSNLATVLDTGEPNEQEQAVSLLLILCNHSEVCSQMVLQEGVIPSLVSISINGTQRGRERAQKLLTLFRELRQRDQTHLTTEPHEEVTLTSPEEGGFTVAAAVVTESKPQCKSASRKKMRRAFSFLLKTKSFSVYQC from the exons ATGGATGCTAATGAAGTTGAAGAAAATTTCTTTGCCCCTGGTGATGCCAAG GTGCATGGAGAAATGTGCAATGCCCTTTCAGTGATCTACTGCAAGATAATGACTATTTTCCCTTCTCTCGAAGATGCTCGGCCGAGAAGCAAATCTGGAATTCAAGCTTTATGTTCACTTCACGTAGTTTTAGAAAAAGTGAAGAACATTCTACACCATTGCACTGAATCTAGTAAACTATATTTG GCTATAACAGGAGATTcagtagttttaaaatttgacaAGGCCAAATCTTCTCTTATAGATAGCCTTAGGCGTGTTGAAGACATAGTCCAACAGTCCCTTGGCTCTAAG attttggagaTTTTGATGGAACTAGAGAGCACTCAGTTCTCACTTGATCCATTAGAGAAGGAGATCAGTGATCAAATCATTGGACTGCTGCAACAAGGAGGCAACTTCGAAAACTCATCAGACAACAACGAACTTGAGGTTTTCCATCAAGCTGCTACTAGACTAGGCATCACATCTTCAAGAGCAGCACTAACAGAGCGAAGATGCCTCAAGAAACTCATTGAGAGGGCACGTATGGAAGATGACAAGAGGAAAGAATCAATAGTGGCTTACCTTTTACATCTCATGAGAAAGTACTCAAAGCTATTCAGAAGTGAGATATGGGATGACAATGATTCACAAGGTAGTAGCTCATTGCCTTGTTCACCGACCATTCAGGGCTCTCTTGATGATCCACCTGGCCGTGCTTTCGACCGGCAGCTGTCAAAACTGAGTTCATTCAACTTCAGACCTTGTAATAACAACAGGAGATCTTCAGTACAGATGTCTGTTCCTCCAGAAGAACTGAGGTGTCCGATATCATTACAGCTTATGTATGATCCTGTTATCATCGCCTCTGGACAAACGTATGAGAGAATTTGTATTGAGAAATGGTTTAGTGATGGACACAACACATGTCCTAAAACTCAGCAGCAGCTCTCTCATCTCTGCTTGACTCCTAACTACTGTGTCAAGGCTTTAATCTCTAGTTGGTGTGGACAGAATGGCGTTCAGGTACCTGATGGACCTCCTGAGTCTCTAGATCTTAACTACTGGAGGCTGGCATTGTCTGTGTCCGAGTCCACCGACAACACAAGAACAGCCAAAGGTGTTGGTTCTTGTAAGTTTAAGGATGTGAAGGTGTTTCCTCTGGAAGAAAGTGGAACTATTAAAGAGGAAACATATGAATCTGAATACCAAGAAGCTGAAGTTACTCTTGCTGAACAGTGTACAGAGTTGTTGACCAATTTGAGTGAAGTGGATAACTTAAGGAAAAAGTGCAGAGTTGTTGAGCAAATAAGAGTACTGCTAAAAGATGATGAAGAGGCCAGGATCCTCATGGGGGGAAATGGTTGTGTGGAagctttgcttctttttttagGAGCAGCTCTCCATGAAAAAAATGATTCAGCTCAGAAAGTTGGAGCCATGGCTCTCTTTAACTTGGCTGTGGACAACAACAG GAACAAGGAGTTGATGCTAATATCAGGAATCATTCCTCTACTGGAGGAAATGCTATGTAACCCACATTCACATGGTTCAGTGACAGCACTTTATCTGAACCTCTCTTGTCTTGACGATGCAAAACCCATCATAGGTTCGAGTCTTGCAGTTCCCTTCATGGTGAATCTTCTTTGGACTGAGACTGAAACTCAATGCAAAGTAGACGCCCTTCACGGTCTTTTTCACCTCTCCACCTACCCTCCAAACATTCCTTGCCTTCTATCAGCTGACATCGTCAACGCTCTTCAATCACTCACCACCAGTGATGACCAAAGATGGACGGAGAAGTCCCTAGCTGTCTTGTTAAATCTGGTTTTGAACGAGGCAGGAAAAGAGGAGATGGTTTCAGTACCTGGACTTGTGAGCAACCTCGCCACTGTTCTTGACACTGGTGAACCAAATGAGCAAGAACAAGCAGTTTCTTTGCTTCTAATATTATGCAACCACAGTGAGGTTTGTAGCCAGATGGTTTTACAAGAAGGTGTGATACCTTCTTTGGTGTCTATTTCTATAAATGGGACTCAACGAGGAAGAGAGAGGGCGCAGAAGCTGTTGACACTGTTCAGGGAACTGAGGCAGAGGGATCAAACTCATCTTACAACAGAACCGCATGAAGAGGTGACACTGACAAGCCCTGAAGAGGGTGGATTCACTGTCGCTGCAGCGGTTGTAACAGAGTCTAAACCGCAGTGTAAGTCAGcctcaagaaagaaaatgagaaGAGCATTTAGTTTTCTATTGAAAACCAAGAGCTTCTCAGTTTACCAATGTTGA
- the LOC106367304 gene encoding U-box domain-containing protein 45 isoform X1, with the protein MLMKLKKISLPLVMPRFLVQVHGEMCNALSVIYCKIMTIFPSLEDARPRSKSGIQALCSLHVVLEKVKNILHHCTESSKLYLAITGDSVVLKFDKAKSSLIDSLRRVEDIVQQSLGSKILEILMELESTQFSLDPLEKEISDQIIGLLQQGGNFENSSDNNELEVFHQAATRLGITSSRAALTERRCLKKLIERARMEDDKRKESIVAYLLHLMRKYSKLFRSEIWDDNDSQGSSSLPCSPTIQGSLDDPPGRAFDRQLSKLSSFNFRPCNNNRRSSVQMSVPPEELRCPISLQLMYDPVIIASGQTYERICIEKWFSDGHNTCPKTQQQLSHLCLTPNYCVKALISSWCGQNGVQVPDGPPESLDLNYWRLALSVSESTDNTRTAKGVGSCKFKDVKVFPLEESGTIKEETYESEYQEAEVTLAEQCTELLTNLSEVDNLRKKCRVVEQIRVLLKDDEEARILMGGNGCVEALLLFLGAALHEKNDSAQKVGAMALFNLAVDNNRNKELMLISGIIPLLEEMLCNPHSHGSVTALYLNLSCLDDAKPIIGSSLAVPFMVNLLWTETETQCKVDALHGLFHLSTYPPNIPCLLSADIVNALQSLTTSDDQRWTEKSLAVLLNLVLNEAGKEEMVSVPGLVSNLATVLDTGEPNEQEQAVSLLLILCNHSEVCSQMVLQEGVIPSLVSISINGTQRGRERAQKLLTLFRELRQRDQTHLTTEPHEEVTLTSPEEGGFTVAAAVVTESKPQCKSASRKKMRRAFSFLLKTKSFSVYQC; encoded by the exons ATGCTAATGAAGTTGAAGAAAATTTCTTTGCCCCTGGTGATGCCAAG ATTCCTGGTTCAGGTGCATGGAGAAATGTGCAATGCCCTTTCAGTGATCTACTGCAAGATAATGACTATTTTCCCTTCTCTCGAAGATGCTCGGCCGAGAAGCAAATCTGGAATTCAAGCTTTATGTTCACTTCACGTAGTTTTAGAAAAAGTGAAGAACATTCTACACCATTGCACTGAATCTAGTAAACTATATTTG GCTATAACAGGAGATTcagtagttttaaaatttgacaAGGCCAAATCTTCTCTTATAGATAGCCTTAGGCGTGTTGAAGACATAGTCCAACAGTCCCTTGGCTCTAAG attttggagaTTTTGATGGAACTAGAGAGCACTCAGTTCTCACTTGATCCATTAGAGAAGGAGATCAGTGATCAAATCATTGGACTGCTGCAACAAGGAGGCAACTTCGAAAACTCATCAGACAACAACGAACTTGAGGTTTTCCATCAAGCTGCTACTAGACTAGGCATCACATCTTCAAGAGCAGCACTAACAGAGCGAAGATGCCTCAAGAAACTCATTGAGAGGGCACGTATGGAAGATGACAAGAGGAAAGAATCAATAGTGGCTTACCTTTTACATCTCATGAGAAAGTACTCAAAGCTATTCAGAAGTGAGATATGGGATGACAATGATTCACAAGGTAGTAGCTCATTGCCTTGTTCACCGACCATTCAGGGCTCTCTTGATGATCCACCTGGCCGTGCTTTCGACCGGCAGCTGTCAAAACTGAGTTCATTCAACTTCAGACCTTGTAATAACAACAGGAGATCTTCAGTACAGATGTCTGTTCCTCCAGAAGAACTGAGGTGTCCGATATCATTACAGCTTATGTATGATCCTGTTATCATCGCCTCTGGACAAACGTATGAGAGAATTTGTATTGAGAAATGGTTTAGTGATGGACACAACACATGTCCTAAAACTCAGCAGCAGCTCTCTCATCTCTGCTTGACTCCTAACTACTGTGTCAAGGCTTTAATCTCTAGTTGGTGTGGACAGAATGGCGTTCAGGTACCTGATGGACCTCCTGAGTCTCTAGATCTTAACTACTGGAGGCTGGCATTGTCTGTGTCCGAGTCCACCGACAACACAAGAACAGCCAAAGGTGTTGGTTCTTGTAAGTTTAAGGATGTGAAGGTGTTTCCTCTGGAAGAAAGTGGAACTATTAAAGAGGAAACATATGAATCTGAATACCAAGAAGCTGAAGTTACTCTTGCTGAACAGTGTACAGAGTTGTTGACCAATTTGAGTGAAGTGGATAACTTAAGGAAAAAGTGCAGAGTTGTTGAGCAAATAAGAGTACTGCTAAAAGATGATGAAGAGGCCAGGATCCTCATGGGGGGAAATGGTTGTGTGGAagctttgcttctttttttagGAGCAGCTCTCCATGAAAAAAATGATTCAGCTCAGAAAGTTGGAGCCATGGCTCTCTTTAACTTGGCTGTGGACAACAACAG GAACAAGGAGTTGATGCTAATATCAGGAATCATTCCTCTACTGGAGGAAATGCTATGTAACCCACATTCACATGGTTCAGTGACAGCACTTTATCTGAACCTCTCTTGTCTTGACGATGCAAAACCCATCATAGGTTCGAGTCTTGCAGTTCCCTTCATGGTGAATCTTCTTTGGACTGAGACTGAAACTCAATGCAAAGTAGACGCCCTTCACGGTCTTTTTCACCTCTCCACCTACCCTCCAAACATTCCTTGCCTTCTATCAGCTGACATCGTCAACGCTCTTCAATCACTCACCACCAGTGATGACCAAAGATGGACGGAGAAGTCCCTAGCTGTCTTGTTAAATCTGGTTTTGAACGAGGCAGGAAAAGAGGAGATGGTTTCAGTACCTGGACTTGTGAGCAACCTCGCCACTGTTCTTGACACTGGTGAACCAAATGAGCAAGAACAAGCAGTTTCTTTGCTTCTAATATTATGCAACCACAGTGAGGTTTGTAGCCAGATGGTTTTACAAGAAGGTGTGATACCTTCTTTGGTGTCTATTTCTATAAATGGGACTCAACGAGGAAGAGAGAGGGCGCAGAAGCTGTTGACACTGTTCAGGGAACTGAGGCAGAGGGATCAAACTCATCTTACAACAGAACCGCATGAAGAGGTGACACTGACAAGCCCTGAAGAGGGTGGATTCACTGTCGCTGCAGCGGTTGTAACAGAGTCTAAACCGCAGTGTAAGTCAGcctcaagaaagaaaatgagaaGAGCATTTAGTTTTCTATTGAAAACCAAGAGCTTCTCAGTTTACCAATGTTGA